From a region of the Primulina eburnea isolate SZY01 chromosome 7, ASM2296580v1, whole genome shotgun sequence genome:
- the LOC140836558 gene encoding ras-related protein Rab11B, producing the protein MAGGYRAEDDYDYLFKLVLIGDSGVGKSNLLSRFTRNEFSLESKSTIGVEFATRSIRVDDKVVKAQIWDTAGQERYRAITSAYYRGAVGALLVFDVTRHVTFENVERWLKELRDHTDQNIVIMLVGNKADLRHLRAVSTEDGKSFAEREKTYFMETSALESMNVENAFTEVLTQIYHVVSRKALDIGDDPAALPKGQTINVGKDDVSNVKKMGCCSL; encoded by the exons ATGGCGGGCGGATATAGGGCCGAAGACGACTACGATTACCTCTTCAAGTTGGTCTTGATCGGCGATTCGGGTGTCGGGAAATCGAATTTGTTGTCGAGGTTCACCAGGAATGAGTTCAGCTTGGAGTCAAAATCAACTATTGGAGTGGAATTCGCCACGCGCAGCATTCGTGTTGACGATAAGGTGGTCAAGGCCCAGATTTGGGACACCGCTGGTCAAGAAAG ATACCGTGCAATCACAAGTGCCTACTACAGAGGAGCTGTTGGTGCATTACTTGTTTTTGATGTCACCAGACATGTCACATTTGAGAATGTTGAGAGATGGTTAAAAGAGCTTCGAGATCACACAGACCAGAACATTGTGATCATGCTTGTGGGCAACAAGGCAGATTTACGTCACCTACGTGCTGTCTCCACCGAGGATGGCAAATCTTTTGCTGAGAGGGAAAAAACCTATTTCATGGAGACATCTGCGCTCGAGTCGATGAACGTTGAGAATGCTTTCACTGAAGTACTCACCCAAATATACCATGTGGTTAGTCGTAAAGCACTTGATATTGGAGATGATCCTGCAGCCTTGCCCAAAGGGCAAACAATAAATGTTGGGAAGGATGACGTTTCAAATGTGAAAAAGATGGGCTGCTGTTCCTTATGA